AATCGCCGAGGCCGCCGACGGTGGTGAAGCCTGGGCGCTGTTGACACGCCAACAGCCCGATGTCGCCGTGCTGGATATCCGCATGCCAGGCCTCTCGGGCATCGAACTGACGAAGCGGATTAAGGCCCACTACCCACAGGTACGCGTCCTCATCCTGACCGCGTACGACGACGAGCCCTACGTTTTCGCCCTGCTCCGAGCCGGTGCCGATGGGTATATCCTCAAAACGGCTGACAGCGGCGAGCTGATTCGGGCGGTCAAGACCGTGGCGGCAGGTAAAGCGGTACTGGATGCCGAGATCGCCCCCAAGGTGATTGCTGGCCTGACCGGGGCCGGCTCCCTGGAACCCCTCAGCGACCGGGAGTTGGACGTGTTGCGCGGCGTGGCCAAAGGGTGGACCAACCGGGAGATCGGCCAGAGGTTGGGCATTAGCGATCGGACGGTGCAAGGGCATCTGGCCAATATCTTCGGCAAGCTGCACGTCGCCTCCCGCACCGAGGCCGTCACCGTGGCCCTGCAACAGGGCCTGATTACGTTGGAAGACACCCAGCCGTAGGGGCCCCGGTCCATGTCCTCCATCGCCCGTTTGCGCAGCCTTCGGGTCCAGCTTCTGTTGTGGATCGCCCTCCCGGTGGCCATCATTCTCTTTGCCCTTTCCCTGACCGAACTGCGCAGCCATGAGCGGGCCATGGCGCGTCTGGTCCAGGAGCGCGCCGATAACTGGACTCAGGCGGCCGCTGCGTTCATTGGGATGCGGCTCGACAGGGAGCGAGATCGGCTGCTTCAACTGACCGCTGTCCCCTTCTTTCATACACGCTCCCCGGCGACCTGGTCTCAGTTTCTGGCCGACTTCCAGGATGGGTTCCCTGCCGGGTTGGCTGTGTGGAACCGGAGCGGTCAACTGTTGACCCGGACAGAGGCCGCCTCCTGGGCCGACGCTCCGGCTGTCCGAGACCGGCTCACGACGCGAATCCAGGCGGGGGAGCCGGGTAGTATCACCTGGTGGCCGACACCGGATGACCCCCATTTGATTTTGGCCATCGCGACCCCAGCCACCGACGACGATTTCTGGCTGGTGGCGGGCGCGCTACCGGTCTCGGCGTTGAATTTGGCCGAGATTCCACAGATACTATCGCCTGGCGATTACGTGACCCTGGAGATCGCGGACGAGACCGGCACCCCGGTGTTTTCGCTGGCCCGGCCCAATGATCCATCGGATACCGGGAAAATTGTCCAGTCCACCGTTCAGGTCCCCCTGGCTCCATGGCAGGTAACGCTGCAGGCCTCATGGGCCGAACTGGCACCGCCCGTCCTTCGCTTCGAAAACCTGGTTTTCCTGGTGGTGGCTGCCGCAGCCGCCATCTCGCTGGGTTCCGCCTATTTCGGCTTGCGGAACATCGTGTATCCCCTGCGCCGTCTGAACAAAATGGCCATCTCGATTGGCTGGGGGGATTTTGATGCAGCCGAAGCCCCGGTCGGTGGCGTCCAGGAGATCGAGGATTTGCGCCTGGCGTTAGACGACATGGCCCGCCGGCTCCGGCAGTACCAGCAGGAGTTCCGAAGCTATATCGGTGCCATCACCATGGGGCAGGAAGAGGAACGCCGACGCCTAGCCCGGGAACTACATGATGGGACGGTGCAGATGTTGATTGCCCTCAATCAACAGGCAGAACTGATCGAACGTGGGCTGCCCCATCAGCCGGAGGAGGCCCTGCTCCGGGTGAAGGAGCTGCGCCCCTGGATCACAGCTACCCTCGCGGAACTCCGACGTCAGATCCACGCCCTGCGGCCCCTGTATCTGGAGGATCTGGGCTTTATCCCCGCCCTGGAGATGCTGGTGCGCCAGGTCGGCGAACGTCATCACCTGGTGGTCGATTTCGAAGTCTCCGGGACCGAGAGACGTCGCCTGGACCCGGCAGTGGAAATCAGTGCGTATCGCATTATCCAGGAAGCCCTGCAAAACGTGGCAGCCCATGCCCATGCCACCTGGGCCCATGTGGAACTCGTCTTCGATCCGGATGGGATCACCATCCGGATCGAAGATAATGGTCGGGGTTTCGAGGTGCCTGTTAATCCGTCACGCCTGGCTCAACAGGGCCACCTGGGCCTATTGGGGATCCGGGAACGGGCACAGCTCCATGGTGGGTGGCTGCGCCTCCACAGCGAACCCGGCCAGGGGACGGCGTTGACCGTGCGTTTGTTGGACCAGGCAGGCGACGCCTCTCCTGCCGCGGGCTGAGCCTCCTTCCAGGCCGCCATCGCGCGGATCGGTCCCCTCAAGAAGTAGTAAATCCCGGCAGAAATCCGCCGATAGTTTCCACCAGAGGTAGTGCCGCCGAATTTCTGGCGTGGTATTTGCGCCAGACTGTAGTAGGCGGCTGCCAGCGCCCGAAAAGCACGCCCCCGGTCGATTTACCCTTCTCCCTCCACCCGCAGCACGGCCAGGTAGCTCTCCTCCTCGCCGGCCTGGGGCACAATCCAGAAAGTGGCCCGCCAGGCCCGGGCCGTCAGGGTGCACGGGGAGGCTTGGGAGAATGCAGCGTGGCTCTCAGGAGAGGCGCCGGGCAGCGGTCAGCTGACCCTGGCAGTAGGCCTGGAGGACCTCCTGAAGCTGCTCGACCCGAATGGGCTTGCTGAGAAACGCGTTCATGCCGGCTTCCATGCAACGGGTCCGGTCTTCCGGCTGGGTGTTGGCGGTGAGGGCAATAATGCAGGGCTGGCGTTCGGCAGGCCACTCCTGGCGGATGCGCCGGGTGGCTTCCAGGCCGTCCATTTCGGGCATCATGATGTCCATGAGCACCACATCGTAGGACTGGCGGCTGAGGGCTTCCAGGGCCTCCAGCCCGTTGGCGGCCACGT
This sequence is a window from Litorilinea aerophila. Protein-coding genes within it:
- a CDS encoding HAMP domain-containing sensor histidine kinase, which produces MSSIARLRSLRVQLLLWIALPVAIILFALSLTELRSHERAMARLVQERADNWTQAAAAFIGMRLDRERDRLLQLTAVPFFHTRSPATWSQFLADFQDGFPAGLAVWNRSGQLLTRTEAASWADAPAVRDRLTTRIQAGEPGSITWWPTPDDPHLILAIATPATDDDFWLVAGALPVSALNLAEIPQILSPGDYVTLEIADETGTPVFSLARPNDPSDTGKIVQSTVQVPLAPWQVTLQASWAELAPPVLRFENLVFLVVAAAAAISLGSAYFGLRNIVYPLRRLNKMAISIGWGDFDAAEAPVGGVQEIEDLRLALDDMARRLRQYQQEFRSYIGAITMGQEEERRRLARELHDGTVQMLIALNQQAELIERGLPHQPEEALLRVKELRPWITATLAELRRQIHALRPLYLEDLGFIPALEMLVRQVGERHHLVVDFEVSGTERRRLDPAVEISAYRIIQEALQNVAAHAHATWAHVELVFDPDGITIRIEDNGRGFEVPVNPSRLAQQGHLGLLGIRERAQLHGGWLRLHSEPGQGTALTVRLLDQAGDASPAAG
- a CDS encoding response regulator transcription factor; its protein translation is MHPIHVLLVDDHAVVRKGIRDFLAEDPEIRVIAEAADGGEAWALLTRQQPDVAVLDIRMPGLSGIELTKRIKAHYPQVRVLILTAYDDEPYVFALLRAGADGYILKTADSGELIRAVKTVAAGKAVLDAEIAPKVIAGLTGAGSLEPLSDRELDVLRGVAKGWTNREIGQRLGISDRTVQGHLANIFGKLHVASRTEAVTVALQQGLITLEDTQP